The sequence AATTCACCGGTGGCTGCACGCATTTGCATCATCACCCGCAGGGAATCTCGTTCTGCGCCCCGATCGAGGGTCTGGAAGAGCATTTCGGCATCCTCTGCATTCAGATTGACAAGCTTCCCGAAGGCGAGACTCTCGAATTCTGGAAGGCCAAGGTGAGCATCGTTTCCGCGACGTTCGGGCTCTACGTGGCGAACCAGAACCTGAATCTCCGGTTCCAGCAGCACAGCATCCGCGACCCGCTTACAGGCCTGTTCAACAGGCGTTACATGGAAGAATCGCTGCGTCGCGAGGTTTCCGCGGCCCGCCGCCACGGCACGCCTATCGGCATTATCATGATGTACCCCGATGCGATCGACGCCATCAACAAGGAAAAGGGCCGCCATGCGGTCGAACAGCTCCTGTGGGAACTGGGGCAGCGCCTTCCCGGGTTCATCCGTACCGAGGATATCCCCTGCCGCTTTGACGGCAATGTGCTCTGCGTGATTCTCCCCGGTGCCGACAGCAAGATAACCCTTGAACGCGCCGAACGCATCCGCAGGGAGATTTCCCAGCTCCAGATAGCCTATGGCGACGGTATCCTCTCGACGAGGCTCAGTCTCGGCGTTTCGGTGATGCCCGACCACGCCCAGGACGAGGGTGGCCTCATCTACAGCGCCCAGATGGCCCTGCAGCTCTCCATCGACAACGGTGGCAACCGTGCCGTTTCCGTCGATGCGCTCCGATAGCCGCTTTTTTGGCGAAATTTTGGCGATAACAAAAAACATCCTGGCTAGAGGCCAGGATGTTTTTTTTGGGGTTAGGAGGAGAACAAAGAGTTCTTGAATACAAAGATACCTATAAAAACGGGCCCAAGCACACTTTTTTTGGTCGAAAGGGAATAAAGTGTAGAGAAGTTCTCATCACCCCCAAATAATCGTAACCAATGTTCCCGTTTTTTGAAAATGGGCCGTTTATGCGGTTTTGGCCGGCCTCGGTCCCCGTGTTTTTCTACATTTACCTTTGTATGAAGAAGTTTATCGCTCCCATCGTCTTGTTTGTCTTGGCGGCAGGGCTTGGTGCCTATCTGTTGCTCGATTTTTCTGCGGCGGGGTCTTTTGACGCGGACGCCTACCTTGAGGCCCGGAGCCGTATCGATTCCCTGCAGATGGCCCTGTACGAGGCGCAGGGGAATCCCGACTTGCAGTTGTCTATCCGTGGCGAACTGGAGCAGTCCTGGGAAACGCTTAACGAAATGCGCACTATTCCCGCGCCCGCACCCTCGAACAATCCCTTCGGCTTGTCGAACGAGACTATGCTCTGGATTGCCTGCGGTGTATTTGCCGTCATACTTTGCATTATCCTGCTTGCATTCCTTGCGCACAGGAAGAAGGTCCTGACCATGAAGATGGAGGCCATCAAGGCGGAGGAACAGCGGTTCAAGGAACCCAAGGGCGGACTTGACGACGCGACTGTCGTTACGCGCCCGCGTCCGCAGAAGCGCTCTATTATCGACGAAGTCGAAAATGCGGCCAGGGAGCAGGAATTGCCCAAGATGGCTTTCGAAAACGAACTTGGCGTTCCCGAGAACAAGATCATGA comes from Fibrobacter sp. and encodes:
- a CDS encoding GGDEF domain-containing protein; its protein translation is MSFFSYIFCVIFFVAGVVGAYLIPDNTLALHLKFVLVGAWGSVMGLIFYSLSCRKLREAEENYTELLNTQSRSPKTEYVPVVPSIGDEMQPFERPTKKSPFDSILPPGAVPAAEALKQVKKVPQVFPLDAWNTFCKQILKNRPFPEVVEALEKSLPQLFPKAAGILYMYGGVQTELHKILSFGDYVISDDTIMPAECASFNMGDIVVTNYATGEFTGGCTHLHHHPQGISFCAPIEGLEEHFGILCIQIDKLPEGETLEFWKAKVSIVSATFGLYVANQNLNLRFQQHSIRDPLTGLFNRRYMEESLRREVSAARRHGTPIGIIMMYPDAIDAINKEKGRHAVEQLLWELGQRLPGFIRTEDIPCRFDGNVLCVILPGADSKITLERAERIRREISQLQIAYGDGILSTRLSLGVSVMPDHAQDEGGLIYSAQMALQLSIDNGGNRAVSVDALR